A stretch of Clostridium formicaceticum DNA encodes these proteins:
- a CDS encoding RrF2 family transcriptional regulator: protein MSAIIRISEMLSLALHSMVVIAHKDKGLLNVKEIAKILGSSEAHLSKVLQRLVKANYIRSVRGPKGGFTLSKPPEEITFLDIYEVIEGPLVTSQCPTNCQLCSFKFCIFGGLPQKLNEEFIQYLKKQKLSDALAALD, encoded by the coding sequence TTGTCTGCGATAATACGTATATCTGAAATGCTTTCTCTTGCTTTACATAGTATGGTGGTTATTGCCCATAAAGATAAAGGTCTATTGAATGTAAAAGAGATAGCCAAAATACTGGGTTCTTCAGAGGCCCATTTATCTAAGGTGTTACAACGTCTTGTAAAAGCCAATTATATCCGTTCTGTCCGAGGCCCTAAAGGAGGCTTTACCCTCTCAAAACCTCCGGAAGAAATTACTTTTCTAGACATTTATGAGGTGATAGAAGGACCTTTAGTAACAAGCCAATGTCCTACGAATTGTCAACTTTGCTCCTTTAAGTTTTGTATCTTTGGAGGTCTACCACAAAAATTAAATGAAGAATTTATTCAATATCTAAAAAAACAAAAATTAAGCGACGCCTTAGCCGCTCTGGACTAA
- the thrS gene encoding threonine--tRNA ligase, with amino-acid sequence MQKVKITLKDGTVKEVNQGTSIYDIAKEISEGLARVAIGAEVNDVSVDLSYKVEEDCNVNILRFEDEEGKDFLRHTSAHILAQAVKRLYPNTKLAIGPAIDNGFYYDFDSEHKFTPEDLEKIEAEMKKIVKEKLDLERFELSREEALKLMEEKNESYKVELINDLPEDEKISFYKQGEFVDLCAGPHVLSTDKVKAFKLLSIAGAYWRGDEKNKMLQRIYGTSFEKKKDLEEYLHRLEEAKKRDHRKIGKELDLFSLQEEGPGFPFFHPKGMVLRNQLENFWRREHTKRGYEEIRTPIILNEALWHQSGHWDHYKENMYFTKIDEGDYAVKPMNCPGSILMYKRKMHSYRDLPIRMGELGLVHRHELSGALHGLMRVRCFTQDDAHIFMLPEQIKDEIIGVIDFVDYFYNIFGFKYHIELSTRPENSMGTDEEWDLAINALKEALDEKQLKYKINEGDGAFYGPKIDFHLEDCIGRTWQCGTIQLDFQMPQRFDIHYVGADGEKHRPIMIHRVIFGSIERFIGILIEHYAGKFPAWLAPVQIKILPITDQHHEYALKLKEEMAEKGLRVEVDTRNEKIGYKIREAQLSRVPYMLVIGDKEVETQSVAVRSRDKGELGTVEVASFIQSLLEEIKNKIIG; translated from the coding sequence ATGCAAAAGGTAAAAATAACATTAAAAGATGGTACTGTAAAGGAAGTGAACCAAGGAACATCTATATATGATATTGCTAAAGAAATCAGTGAAGGTTTGGCGAGAGTAGCTATAGGTGCTGAAGTAAATGATGTGTCAGTAGATTTAAGTTATAAAGTAGAAGAAGATTGTAATGTCAATATTTTGCGTTTTGAAGATGAAGAAGGAAAAGACTTTTTAAGACATACAAGTGCTCATATTTTGGCACAAGCAGTAAAACGACTGTATCCTAACACAAAATTAGCCATTGGTCCTGCCATAGACAATGGATTTTACTATGATTTTGATTCAGAACACAAATTTACTCCTGAGGATTTGGAAAAAATAGAAGCAGAAATGAAAAAAATTGTGAAGGAAAAATTAGATTTAGAGAGGTTTGAGCTTTCAAGGGAAGAAGCCTTAAAACTTATGGAGGAAAAAAATGAAAGCTATAAAGTAGAGCTCATTAATGACTTACCAGAAGATGAAAAGATTTCTTTTTATAAGCAAGGTGAATTTGTAGATCTCTGTGCTGGGCCTCATGTCTTATCTACAGATAAGGTAAAGGCTTTTAAGCTGTTAAGTATTGCCGGTGCCTATTGGCGTGGTGATGAAAAAAACAAAATGCTTCAAAGAATTTATGGAACTTCCTTTGAAAAGAAAAAAGATCTAGAAGAATATTTGCATCGACTAGAGGAGGCTAAAAAGAGGGATCATCGAAAAATAGGAAAAGAACTAGACCTCTTTAGTTTACAAGAAGAAGGTCCAGGTTTTCCTTTCTTTCATCCAAAAGGAATGGTTTTAAGAAATCAACTAGAAAACTTTTGGAGAAGGGAACATACCAAAAGAGGTTATGAAGAAATAAGGACACCGATTATATTGAATGAAGCTTTATGGCATCAATCAGGTCATTGGGACCATTATAAAGAAAACATGTATTTTACCAAAATAGATGAGGGTGATTATGCAGTAAAGCCAATGAATTGTCCAGGGTCTATCTTAATGTATAAAAGAAAAATGCATAGCTATAGAGACCTTCCTATTAGAATGGGGGAGCTTGGATTAGTACATCGACATGAATTATCAGGTGCATTGCATGGTTTAATGCGGGTAAGATGTTTTACACAGGATGATGCGCATATTTTCATGTTACCAGAACAAATCAAGGATGAAATCATAGGTGTTATTGATTTTGTAGATTATTTTTATAATATTTTCGGATTTAAGTATCATATTGAGCTATCCACTAGACCAGAGAATTCCATGGGAACAGATGAGGAGTGGGATTTAGCTATCAATGCTTTGAAGGAGGCATTGGATGAAAAACAATTAAAGTATAAAATCAATGAAGGTGACGGCGCCTTCTATGGTCCTAAAATAGATTTTCACTTAGAAGATTGCATTGGAAGAACATGGCAGTGTGGCACAATACAACTGGACTTCCAAATGCCACAAAGATTTGATATTCACTATGTAGGTGCTGATGGAGAAAAACATCGTCCTATTATGATTCATAGAGTAATTTTTGGCAGCATTGAAAGATTTATTGGCATTCTGATTGAGCATTATGCTGGTAAGTTTCCAGCATGGTTAGCACCAGTACAAATAAAAATACTACCTATTACAGATCAACATCATGAGTACGCATTGAAACTTAAGGAGGAGATGGCCGAGAAAGGATTAAGAGTTGAAGTAGATACTAGAAATGAAAAAATTGGTTATAAGATTAGAGAAGCGCAACTTTCTAGAGTACCTTACATGCTGGTAATAGGAGACAAAGAAGTAGAGACACAATCGGTGGCAGTAAGATCTAGAGATAAAGGAGAACTTGGAACCGTCGAGGTGGCTTCCTTTATTCAAAGCCTATTGGAGGAAATAAAGAACAAAATTATAGGATAA
- the ilvB gene encoding biosynthetic-type acetolactate synthase large subunit, with protein sequence MQLTGAEILIECLKEQDVDTIFGYPGGAVINIYDALYKHQDEIRHILTSHEQGASHAADGYARATGKVGVCLATSGPGATNLVTGIATAYMDSVPMVAITGNVPLALLGKDSFQEVDITGITMPITKHNFIVKNVKDLASTVRRAFYIAQEGRPGPVLVDIPKDITAQITEYIKEEPIAIEKVTEYITEEDINNALELLQNSQQPLIYVGGGVICADANGDLVAFAEKVKAPVCCTLMGLGGFPATHELFTGMIGMHGTKSSNLAATKCDLLIAIGARFSDRVISKVEAFAPNAQVLHIDIDPAEINKNIRSHYHIIGDVKEVLKRLNKKLAPQENQPWMEQVKTWKEKYPLGYKKDGRLKPQYVIEKIYEMTKGEAIITTEVGQNQMWTAQYYKFTKSRTFISSGGLGTMGYGLGACIGAKIGNPEKLVINVAGDGSFQMNSIELATAIKYNLPIIVVILNNGVLGMVRQWQDLFYDKRYAETDLDRGTDLIKLVEAYGAKGYQITEESQFEEAFHKALESNVPVVLNCIIDKTENVYPMVPAGAPIENVITEG encoded by the coding sequence ATGCAACTAACAGGTGCGGAAATTTTAATAGAATGCTTAAAGGAACAGGATGTAGACACTATTTTTGGCTATCCTGGGGGGGCAGTAATAAATATTTACGACGCTCTTTATAAACACCAAGATGAGATTCGACACATCTTAACTTCCCATGAACAAGGGGCATCTCATGCAGCTGATGGCTATGCTAGAGCAACAGGAAAAGTAGGGGTTTGCTTAGCGACTTCTGGTCCAGGAGCTACCAACTTAGTTACTGGAATTGCTACAGCTTATATGGACTCTGTTCCCATGGTAGCGATTACAGGGAATGTTCCATTAGCACTATTGGGAAAAGATAGTTTTCAAGAGGTGGATATAACAGGAATTACAATGCCTATAACAAAACATAACTTTATTGTGAAGAATGTTAAAGACTTAGCATCTACTGTTCGAAGAGCTTTCTATATTGCACAAGAAGGTAGACCTGGTCCTGTGTTGGTAGATATACCAAAGGACATAACAGCACAAATCACAGAATATATCAAAGAAGAGCCTATCGCAATAGAAAAGGTCACAGAATACATTACTGAAGAAGATATTAACAACGCTTTAGAACTTTTGCAAAATTCACAACAGCCTCTCATTTATGTGGGGGGAGGCGTAATCTGTGCGGATGCTAATGGTGATCTAGTAGCCTTTGCTGAAAAAGTTAAAGCACCTGTATGTTGCACCCTAATGGGTCTAGGAGGGTTTCCAGCTACCCATGAACTTTTTACTGGCATGATAGGTATGCATGGAACAAAATCTTCTAATTTAGCGGCTACAAAATGTGATCTGCTTATAGCCATAGGAGCGCGATTCAGTGATCGGGTGATTAGTAAAGTGGAGGCCTTTGCCCCTAATGCCCAAGTGCTTCATATTGATATTGATCCAGCTGAAATCAATAAAAACATTAGAAGTCATTATCATATTATTGGCGATGTGAAGGAAGTACTAAAACGATTAAACAAAAAATTAGCACCTCAAGAAAATCAACCTTGGATGGAGCAAGTAAAAACATGGAAAGAAAAGTATCCTTTGGGTTATAAAAAAGATGGAAGACTAAAACCTCAATATGTCATAGAAAAAATCTATGAAATGACAAAGGGAGAAGCCATTATCACAACAGAAGTAGGTCAAAATCAAATGTGGACAGCCCAGTATTATAAGTTTACAAAATCAAGAACCTTTATTTCTTCAGGGGGATTGGGGACGATGGGCTATGGCTTAGGCGCCTGTATAGGAGCAAAAATTGGAAACCCTGAAAAACTAGTCATCAATGTGGCTGGAGATGGCAGTTTTCAGATGAATTCCATTGAATTAGCTACAGCTATAAAATATAATTTGCCGATTATTGTGGTTATTTTAAATAATGGTGTTTTAGGTATGGTGAGACAATGGCAAGATTTATTCTATGATAAACGCTATGCTGAAACTGATTTGGATAGAGGCACAGATTTGATAAAACTAGTAGAGGCTTATGGAGCAAAGGGTTATCAGATTACTGAAGAAAGTCAGTTCGAAGAGGCCTTCCATAAGGCTTTAGAAAGCAATGTGCCAGTAGTACTTAATTGTATCATTGATAAAACAGAAAATGTATATCCTATGGTGCCTGCTGGTGCGCCGATAGAGAATGTAATTACTGAAGGATAA
- a CDS encoding ATP-dependent metallopeptidase FtsH/Yme1/Tma family protein codes for MKKKIILMLFLTFLGLTFISSFSSSSGNELSVGFGGKDRLLLIIVTACLFVYYIKLDKPFQYAHAMINDEKKNCENNKEVFTKPKVTFEDVAGLDEVKEELVEVIDFINQTEKYQKMGAKIPKGILFYGPPGTGKTLLASAVAGETKSTFFTASGSEFVEKYVGVGAKRVRTLFEKAKKEAPSVIFIDEIDAIGAKRHLDSNNEKDQTLNQLLIELDGFNTDQTVVVIAATNRLDLLDEALLRPGRFDRHMFIGNPNVRAREEILKVHTKDKPLDESIKIQDLAKKTHGMSGAHLSNIANEAAIIAVRENQTTISIKHFEQAIERVIAGLQVKNPTVLLKEKQIVSYHEAGHALIGKILGTDIVQKVSIIPRGQALGYVLHMPQDDRYIMTREELCNKIMVMLGGRAAEELIFGHLSTGAKDDLKKVTDIAMQMVCEYGMSDLGYMSNNSTMMQVLGRQINKEMNKIIDDCYTVTQQHLKTYKAELEKISSALMERETLNYDELNELLGNFMEAPKETEEIKEKKEKLEAV; via the coding sequence ATGAAGAAAAAAATAATACTTATGCTTTTCTTAACTTTTCTCGGTCTGACCTTTATTTCTAGCTTTTCATCCTCTTCAGGAAATGAATTAAGCGTTGGTTTTGGAGGCAAAGATCGCCTATTACTTATTATTGTAACAGCTTGCTTGTTTGTTTATTATATAAAATTGGATAAACCCTTCCAATATGCACATGCAATGATAAACGACGAGAAAAAAAATTGTGAAAATAACAAGGAGGTCTTCACAAAACCAAAGGTAACCTTCGAGGATGTAGCAGGCTTAGATGAGGTAAAGGAAGAACTAGTTGAGGTTATTGATTTCATTAATCAAACAGAAAAGTATCAGAAAATGGGGGCAAAAATTCCTAAAGGGATTTTATTTTATGGTCCTCCTGGTACTGGCAAAACCCTCCTAGCTTCCGCTGTAGCTGGAGAAACGAAGTCAACCTTTTTTACAGCAAGCGGTTCTGAGTTTGTCGAAAAATATGTAGGTGTTGGTGCTAAGAGAGTGCGTACTTTATTTGAAAAAGCAAAAAAAGAAGCGCCTAGTGTTATCTTTATTGATGAAATTGATGCTATTGGTGCAAAAAGACATTTAGATAGTAATAATGAAAAAGATCAAACCCTAAACCAACTTTTAATAGAACTAGACGGTTTTAATACAGACCAAACAGTTGTTGTTATTGCAGCTACCAATCGTCTGGATTTATTAGATGAAGCTTTACTTCGACCTGGTCGTTTTGATCGCCACATGTTTATTGGTAATCCTAACGTAAGGGCAAGGGAAGAGATCCTAAAGGTGCATACAAAAGATAAACCTTTAGACGAAAGTATTAAAATTCAAGACTTAGCTAAAAAAACCCATGGTATGAGTGGTGCTCATTTATCGAATATTGCTAATGAAGCCGCTATTATTGCTGTGAGAGAAAACCAAACAACAATTTCTATAAAGCACTTTGAGCAGGCCATTGAAAGAGTCATTGCAGGCCTACAGGTCAAAAACCCAACTGTATTGTTGAAGGAGAAACAAATTGTTTCTTACCATGAAGCTGGCCATGCTTTAATTGGTAAGATCCTTGGTACCGATATTGTACAAAAAGTGTCAATTATTCCAAGAGGGCAAGCCTTAGGTTATGTTCTTCATATGCCGCAGGATGATCGGTACATTATGACAAGAGAAGAACTATGTAATAAGATTATGGTAATGTTGGGAGGTAGAGCCGCTGAAGAGCTCATCTTTGGTCATCTCTCTACCGGTGCAAAGGATGATTTAAAAAAGGTCACCGATATCGCTATGCAAATGGTTTGTGAATATGGTATGAGTGATTTAGGTTATATGTCCAACAATTCTACCATGATGCAGGTTCTAGGACGACAAATTAACAAAGAAATGAACAAGATCATTGATGATTGTTATACAGTAACACAGCAACATTTAAAAACCTATAAGGCAGAGCTAGAGAAAATTTCTTCTGCATTAATGGAACGTGAAACTTTAAACTATGATGAACTCAATGAGCTGCTAGGCAATTTCATGGAGGCACCAAAAGAAACAGAAGAAATAAAAGAGAAAAAAGAAAAACTAGAAGCTGTATAA
- the leuB gene encoding 3-isopropylmalate dehydrogenase yields MKFNIATIPGDGIGPEVIEETIFVLNKVAEMHGHEFSFQEVLAGGIAIDKTGKPLPEETVEICKNSDAVLLGAVGGPKWDTLPGDQRPEKALLGLREVLGLYANLRPAVLYTALKEASPLRSDIVEKGIDICVVRELTGGIYFGERGRKKEGKMGEAAYDTEAYSVGEVERIARTAFEIAMKRDKRVTSVDKANILESSRLWRSVVIEVAKDYPEVTLDHMYVDNAAMQLVRYPQQFDVIVTSNMFGDILSDEASMLTGSIGMLPSASLAEGNLGMYEPIHGSAPDIAGENKANPIATILSAAMMLRHSFQLDKEAQIIEEAVVKVLEKNYRTADIMSKGMTLVGTKEMGKLIVEELK; encoded by the coding sequence ATGAAGTTTAATATAGCAACTATTCCAGGGGATGGGATCGGACCAGAGGTAATAGAAGAAACAATATTCGTATTAAATAAAGTTGCAGAAATGCACGGTCATGAATTTTCCTTCCAGGAGGTATTAGCGGGAGGAATAGCTATCGACAAAACTGGAAAACCTCTTCCAGAGGAAACCGTGGAGATTTGCAAAAACAGTGATGCAGTTTTACTAGGGGCAGTGGGAGGCCCTAAGTGGGATACCCTTCCAGGAGATCAAAGACCAGAAAAGGCATTATTAGGATTAAGGGAAGTACTAGGTTTATATGCCAACCTTCGTCCAGCGGTTTTATATACTGCTCTTAAGGAAGCGTCGCCTTTAAGAAGTGATATTGTTGAAAAAGGTATCGATATATGCGTAGTAAGGGAATTGACCGGAGGAATTTACTTTGGTGAAAGAGGAAGAAAAAAAGAAGGCAAAATGGGTGAGGCGGCTTACGATACAGAAGCTTATAGCGTTGGAGAAGTAGAAAGAATTGCCCGAACTGCCTTTGAAATAGCTATGAAAAGAGATAAAAGGGTAACCAGTGTAGATAAAGCCAATATTCTAGAAAGTTCTAGATTGTGGCGCTCTGTAGTCATAGAGGTAGCAAAGGACTATCCAGAGGTTACTTTAGATCATATGTATGTAGACAATGCAGCTATGCAGCTAGTAAGATATCCTCAGCAATTTGATGTAATAGTTACCAGCAATATGTTTGGAGATATACTATCTGATGAAGCTAGTATGTTGACAGGGTCTATAGGCATGTTACCTTCAGCATCTCTTGCAGAGGGGAACCTAGGCATGTACGAACCTATCCATGGCTCAGCACCAGATATTGCAGGAGAAAACAAAGCAAATCCGATAGCAACCATTTTATCTGCTGCTATGATGCTTCGTCACTCTTTTCAACTAGATAAAGAGGCTCAAATAATAGAAGAGGCGGTAGTAAAGGTACTAGAGAAAAATTATCGTACAGCAGATATTATGAGTAAAGGTATGACCTTAGTAGGAACAAAAGAAATGGGAAAACTAATTGTAGAAGAATTAAAGTAA
- a CDS encoding DUF6873 family GME fold protein, whose amino-acid sequence MEEKYIETPHLPKNTIKCALVDYRIGEKTVKVLEDQGISLIKTVACAELYQAIEGHPDMVIQHLGGRDILIAPNVIQYYQPKFEALGFRVLEGKTYLKGNYPHDIAYNICRIGSHVIHNFKHTDKALLDDLQKRNLVKIHVSQGYSKCSVAVVDKKAMITSDSGIHKEVIKFGIDSLLIAKGGILLPGVNHGFIGGACGYLDQETLGFYGDITSHESFEKIAFFLRKYNKKIKCLNNKKLQDYGTLIPLLEMG is encoded by the coding sequence ATGGAAGAAAAATATATTGAAACACCTCATTTGCCTAAAAATACGATAAAGTGTGCATTAGTGGATTATAGAATAGGTGAAAAAACCGTTAAAGTGCTAGAGGATCAGGGTATAAGTCTAATAAAAACTGTGGCATGCGCTGAATTGTATCAGGCTATTGAAGGACACCCTGATATGGTAATACAGCATTTAGGCGGCAGAGATATCCTTATTGCTCCAAATGTTATCCAATACTATCAACCAAAATTTGAAGCTTTAGGTTTTCGTGTCCTTGAAGGAAAGACTTATTTAAAGGGTAACTACCCACATGATATTGCATATAATATTTGTAGGATAGGTAGCCATGTGATACACAATTTCAAACATACAGATAAAGCATTATTAGATGATTTGCAAAAGCGTAATTTGGTGAAAATACATGTTTCCCAGGGGTATTCAAAATGTTCTGTTGCAGTGGTGGATAAAAAAGCCATGATTACTTCAGACTCTGGGATACATAAGGAAGTAATAAAGTTTGGTATAGACTCTTTACTAATTGCGAAGGGAGGTATCTTGTTACCAGGAGTCAACCATGGCTTTATAGGAGGTGCCTGTGGCTATTTAGACCAGGAAACCTTGGGCTTTTATGGAGATATTACCTCACATGAAAGTTTTGAAAAAATTGCATTTTTTTTGAGAAAATACAATAAAAAAATAAAGTGTTTAAATAATAAAAAACTACAAGATTATGGAACGCTGATTCCTTTATTAGAAATGGGTTAA
- the hcp gene encoding hydroxylamine reductase, which yields MSMFCFQCQEAAKGSGCTARGVCGKTDEVANLQDLLIYVLKGISIYNLEAKNLEIKNEEVDKFIMESLFATITNANFDKSVFVERIRKALALREEVKAQVLQAGGKIEENLHDAATWSAETVEDFEKKAKTVGVLSTENEDVRSLRELIIYGIKGMAAYAKHAYVLGYKEEAIFEFIQKALVATTDDSLSADALVALTMETGKFGVDVMALLDKANTTTYGNPEITKVNIGVRNNPGILISGHDLKDMEELLKQTEGTGVDVYTHSEMLPANYYPAFKKYDHFVGNYGNAWWKQDKEFESFNGPILMTTNCLIPPKDTYKDRVYTTSVVGFEGLKHIEVENGKKDFSEIIEHAKKCQPPVEIERGEIVGGFAHNAVLGVADKVVEAVKAGAIKKFFVMAGCDGRMKSRDYYTEFAKELPKDTVILTAGCAKYRYNKLDLGDIGGIPRVLDAGQCNDSYSLAVVALKLKEVFQLEDINELPIAYNIAWYEQKAVIVLLALLYLGVKNIHLGPTLPAFLSPNVAKVLVETFGIGGITDVENDINSFMA from the coding sequence ATGAGTATGTTTTGTTTTCAATGTCAGGAGGCAGCCAAGGGATCAGGCTGTACTGCAAGAGGGGTATGTGGTAAAACCGATGAGGTTGCTAATTTACAAGATTTATTAATCTATGTATTGAAAGGCATCTCAATTTACAATCTAGAGGCTAAAAACTTAGAAATTAAGAATGAGGAAGTAGATAAATTCATAATGGAAAGTTTATTTGCTACGATTACAAACGCAAACTTTGATAAAAGTGTGTTTGTAGAAAGAATTAGAAAAGCGCTAGCTTTAAGGGAAGAAGTGAAGGCACAAGTACTTCAAGCTGGAGGAAAGATTGAAGAAAATCTTCATGATGCCGCTACTTGGTCTGCTGAAACAGTAGAAGACTTTGAAAAAAAGGCTAAAACTGTAGGTGTATTGTCTACTGAAAATGAAGATGTGAGGTCCTTAAGAGAACTTATTATTTACGGTATAAAAGGTATGGCTGCTTATGCTAAACATGCTTATGTATTAGGTTATAAGGAAGAAGCAATCTTTGAATTTATACAAAAAGCTTTAGTGGCCACAACGGATGATAGCCTAAGTGCTGATGCATTGGTGGCATTAACGATGGAAACTGGAAAGTTTGGCGTAGATGTTATGGCATTGTTAGATAAAGCGAATACAACTACTTATGGAAATCCTGAGATTACAAAGGTAAATATAGGTGTAAGAAACAATCCAGGAATATTGATCAGTGGTCATGATTTGAAAGATATGGAAGAACTGTTAAAACAAACTGAAGGAACTGGCGTTGATGTATATACCCATAGTGAGATGTTGCCAGCCAATTACTATCCAGCCTTTAAAAAGTATGATCATTTTGTAGGAAACTATGGAAATGCTTGGTGGAAACAAGATAAAGAGTTTGAATCCTTTAATGGACCAATTCTTATGACCACCAATTGTTTAATACCACCAAAAGATACTTATAAGGATAGAGTATATACAACAAGTGTTGTAGGGTTTGAAGGATTAAAGCATATTGAGGTGGAAAATGGAAAGAAAGATTTCTCAGAAATCATTGAACATGCTAAAAAGTGTCAGCCACCTGTTGAGATAGAAAGAGGAGAAATCGTAGGAGGCTTTGCTCACAATGCTGTTTTAGGTGTTGCTGATAAAGTGGTTGAAGCAGTCAAGGCTGGAGCAATCAAGAAGTTCTTTGTTATGGCTGGCTGCGATGGCAGAATGAAATCTAGAGATTACTATACCGAGTTTGCTAAAGAGTTACCGAAGGATACAGTGATTTTAACAGCTGGATGTGCTAAATATAGATATAACAAGCTTGACTTAGGTGATATTGGCGGTATCCCAAGGGTATTGGATGCAGGACAATGTAATGATTCTTATTCACTGGCTGTGGTAGCTTTAAAACTAAAGGAAGTATTCCAATTAGAAGATATCAACGAATTACCTATCGCCTACAATATTGCATGGTATGAACAAAAGGCAGTGATTGTATTACTAGCTCTATTATATCTAGGTGTTAAAAATATTCATTTAGGACCAACGTTACCGGCCTTTTTATCACCAAATGTTGCAAAGGTATTAGTAGAAACCTTTGGCATCGGCGGTATCACTGATGTAGAAAATGACATCAATAGCTTCATGGCATAA
- the ytxC gene encoding putative sporulation protein YtxC: MNLLSIIVEKNVEELQRQLSKQIESFKNEEIEIDENVTYHESFYTLEYSVKIESVKNYPISDFINIFKYCAANGLFEYIKLYEEPPLIQKLIDYDYYYFSAKERIEIQNIIKADLKSQSDRMKDANDEVHHRKFATIQKMMEHFKTSSQINLKGFITFRLKDYILELQEMIERAVEDFLMNKEYNEFIKLLKYFVDIQEAKIDTVHILFEEDSKYKLYDQYGNLVNNEYLRLVATEMVDKDINYEDLLISSLITIAPNQVFIHKISNLNNVEIIKTISRVFVNKVKVCDSCDWCKVKVKVNVEKE, from the coding sequence ATGAATTTGCTGTCTATTATTGTTGAGAAAAATGTAGAAGAGTTACAAAGGCAATTAAGCAAACAGATTGAATCTTTTAAAAACGAAGAGATTGAAATAGATGAAAATGTTACTTATCATGAATCCTTCTATACTTTAGAGTATAGTGTGAAGATAGAAAGTGTAAAAAATTATCCTATTAGTGATTTTATCAATATATTTAAATATTGTGCAGCCAATGGCTTGTTTGAATATATAAAGTTATATGAAGAACCTCCATTGATTCAGAAGCTTATTGATTATGACTATTATTATTTTAGTGCAAAAGAACGAATAGAGATTCAAAATATTATTAAGGCAGATTTAAAAAGTCAAAGCGATAGAATGAAGGATGCAAATGATGAAGTGCATCATAGAAAGTTTGCAACGATTCAAAAAATGATGGAGCATTTTAAAACAAGTTCGCAAATTAATCTTAAAGGTTTTATTACTTTTAGGTTAAAGGATTATATTTTAGAGCTACAAGAAATGATAGAAAGAGCAGTAGAAGACTTTCTTATGAATAAAGAATATAATGAGTTTATCAAACTATTGAAATACTTTGTAGATATTCAAGAAGCAAAGATTGATACTGTGCATATCTTATTCGAAGAAGATAGCAAATATAAGCTATATGATCAATATGGAAACTTAGTAAATAATGAGTACCTAAGACTAGTGGCTACTGAAATGGTAGATAAAGACATCAATTATGAGGATTTGTTGATCAGTTCTTTAATCACCATCGCACCTAATCAAGTTTTTATTCATAAGATATCTAATCTTAATAATGTAGAAATCATCAAGACCATATCACGGGTGTTTGTAAATAAAGTAAAAGTGTGTGATAGCTGTGATTGGTGCAAAGTAAAGGTAAAAGTAAATGTAGAGAAAGAGTAA
- a CDS encoding DUF445 domain-containing protein has translation MNFLTIILLASIGAVIGWVTNLLAVKLLFRPFEPIEIPLLKLKLQGLIPKRRSEIAVSIGKTIETDLLSAEDIISKLVNGDNKEEIFLVIKNKISKIINERLPGIIPSSFKGMIQSYIDDIINKEGEKLVAEIVESIIEKSASSIQIAEMIEEKINDFPMDRLEEIVLNIAKNELKHIEILGGILGFAIGLLQGLIIILIQ, from the coding sequence ATGAACTTTTTAACAATAATCTTACTAGCTTCTATTGGTGCTGTGATTGGTTGGGTAACAAATCTTTTGGCAGTAAAATTATTATTCAGGCCTTTTGAACCCATAGAGATACCTTTATTGAAGCTAAAACTGCAGGGACTCATCCCTAAAAGAAGAAGTGAAATTGCAGTCAGTATTGGAAAAACGATAGAAACAGATTTGTTGTCTGCTGAGGATATTATATCGAAGCTGGTGAATGGTGACAATAAAGAAGAAATTTTTTTAGTAATCAAAAACAAAATTAGTAAAATTATCAATGAACGTTTACCAGGGATTATTCCCTCCAGCTTTAAGGGAATGATACAAAGTTACATAGATGATATTATTAATAAAGAAGGAGAAAAACTTGTTGCGGAGATTGTAGAAAGTATTATTGAAAAGAGTGCTTCAAGTATACAGATAGCAGAAATGATTGAAGAAAAAATTAATGATTTTCCTATGGACAGATTAGAGGAAATTGTTTTAAATATTGCTAAAAATGAGCTAAAGCATATTGAAATATTGGGGGGGATTTTAGGTTTTGCTATTGGACTACTTCAAGGTCTTATCATTATTTTAATACAATAA